From Streptomyces sp. NBC_01754, a single genomic window includes:
- a CDS encoding class III extradiol dioxygenase subunit B-like domain-containing protein, producing MLVAAAVCPCPPLLVPEVAAGAAPELDAVRSVCADAVGVLAAARPDLLIVAGPAGPDGGGAFPPGSAGSFAGFGVELTVRLGEAPAASGTSASRPLPASLAVGAWLLERARWAGAPVEGLGVGEPMDARRCAEAGRGIAARADRVAMLVMGDGSACRTVKAPGYLDDRAVGFDAAAARALGTADLAALGALDETLAHELAVAGRASWQVLAGAAEGAGLGGQLLYEAAPYGVGYVVASWS from the coding sequence ATGCTCGTCGCCGCCGCCGTATGTCCCTGCCCGCCGCTGCTGGTGCCCGAGGTGGCCGCGGGTGCCGCCCCCGAACTCGATGCCGTGAGGTCCGTGTGCGCCGATGCCGTGGGGGTGCTCGCCGCCGCCCGGCCCGACCTGCTGATCGTCGCCGGACCCGCGGGCCCGGACGGCGGCGGTGCCTTCCCGCCCGGCTCGGCCGGCTCCTTCGCGGGGTTCGGCGTCGAGCTCACCGTGCGGCTCGGGGAGGCACCCGCCGCGTCCGGCACCTCCGCGTCCCGCCCGCTTCCCGCGTCCCTCGCCGTCGGGGCCTGGCTGCTGGAGCGGGCCCGGTGGGCCGGCGCGCCGGTCGAGGGGCTGGGCGTCGGCGAGCCGATGGACGCCCGCCGTTGTGCCGAGGCCGGACGCGGGATCGCGGCACGGGCGGACCGGGTGGCCATGCTGGTGATGGGCGACGGGAGTGCCTGCCGCACCGTCAAGGCACCCGGCTATCTGGACGACCGGGCGGTGGGCTTCGACGCGGCGGCGGCCCGTGCCCTGGGCACCGCGGACCTCGCCGCGCTGGGCGCGCTGGACGAGACGCTCGCACACGAGCTGGCGGTCGCCGGGCGGGCGTCCTGGCAGGTGCTCGCGGGCGCGGCCGAAGGGGCCGGACTGGGCGGACAACTGCTGTACGAGGCCGCGCCGTACGGCGTGGGTTACGTCGTCGCCTCCTGGTCCTGA
- the miaB gene encoding tRNA (N6-isopentenyl adenosine(37)-C2)-methylthiotransferase MiaB produces the protein MSSGNRSEAVDVQKSYEVRTYGCQMNVHDSERLSGLLEDAGYVRAPEGSDGDADVVVFNTCAVRENADNKLYGNLGRLAPMKTRRPGMQIAVGGCLAQKDRDTIVRRAPWVDVVFGTHNIGKLPVLLERARVQEEAQIEIAESLEAFPSTLPTRRESAYAAWVSISVGCNNTCTFCIVPALRGKEKDRRTGDVLAEIEALVAEGVSEITLLGQNVNAYGSDIGDREAFSKLLRACGTIEGLERVRFTSPHPRDFTDDVIAAMAETPNVMPQLHMPMQSGSDRILKAMRRSYRQERFLGIIEKVRAAMPDAAISTDIIVGFPGETEEDFEQTMHAVREARFASAFTFQYSKRPGTPAADMADQIPKEVVQERYMRLSALQEAISWEENKKQVGRTLDVMVAEGEGRKDGATHRLSGRAPDNRLVHFTKPVQDVRPGDVVTVGVTYAAPHHLLAEGGPAGVRRTRSGDAWEKRATAATAEPAGVMLGIPGIGAPDPLPAAAAPGCGCD, from the coding sequence ATGAGCAGCGGCAACCGGAGCGAAGCAGTGGACGTCCAGAAGAGCTACGAGGTACGCACCTACGGGTGCCAGATGAACGTCCACGACTCCGAACGCCTGTCGGGGCTGCTCGAGGACGCCGGATACGTGCGCGCCCCGGAAGGCTCCGACGGGGACGCCGACGTCGTCGTCTTCAACACCTGCGCCGTACGGGAGAACGCCGACAACAAGCTGTACGGCAACCTCGGCCGCCTCGCCCCCATGAAGACCCGGCGCCCCGGGATGCAGATCGCCGTCGGCGGCTGCCTGGCGCAGAAGGACCGCGACACCATCGTCCGGCGCGCGCCCTGGGTGGACGTGGTCTTCGGTACGCACAACATCGGCAAGCTGCCGGTGCTCCTGGAGCGCGCCCGCGTCCAGGAGGAGGCGCAGATCGAGATCGCCGAGTCCCTGGAGGCGTTCCCCTCGACCCTGCCCACCCGCCGCGAGTCCGCGTACGCCGCCTGGGTCTCGATCTCCGTCGGCTGCAACAACACCTGCACCTTCTGCATCGTCCCGGCCCTGCGCGGCAAGGAGAAGGACCGCCGCACCGGCGACGTCCTCGCCGAGATCGAGGCACTCGTCGCCGAGGGCGTCAGCGAGATCACGCTCCTCGGGCAGAACGTCAACGCCTACGGTTCGGACATCGGCGACCGTGAGGCCTTCTCGAAGCTGCTGCGGGCGTGCGGCACGATCGAGGGCCTGGAGCGGGTCCGCTTCACCTCCCCCCACCCGCGCGACTTCACCGACGACGTGATCGCGGCGATGGCCGAGACACCGAACGTCATGCCCCAGCTCCACATGCCGATGCAGTCGGGCTCGGACCGGATCCTGAAGGCCATGCGCCGCTCCTACCGCCAGGAGCGCTTCCTCGGCATCATCGAGAAGGTGCGGGCAGCGATGCCGGACGCCGCCATCTCCACCGACATCATCGTCGGCTTCCCCGGGGAGACCGAGGAGGACTTCGAGCAGACCATGCACGCCGTGCGCGAGGCCCGGTTCGCCAGTGCCTTCACCTTCCAGTACTCCAAGCGCCCCGGGACGCCCGCCGCCGACATGGCGGACCAGATCCCCAAGGAGGTCGTCCAGGAGCGCTACATGCGGCTGTCCGCCCTCCAGGAGGCGATCTCCTGGGAGGAGAACAAGAAGCAGGTGGGCCGCACCCTGGACGTCATGGTCGCCGAGGGCGAGGGCCGCAAGGACGGCGCCACCCACCGGCTGTCCGGCCGCGCCCCGGACAACCGCCTGGTGCACTTCACCAAGCCGGTCCAGGACGTACGGCCCGGCGACGTGGTGACGGTCGGCGTCACCTATGCCGCACCGCACCACCTCCTCGCGGAGGGCGGGCCGGCGGGCGTGCGGCGCACCCGGTCGGGGGACGCCTGGGAGAAGCGCGCCACGGCGGCCACCGCCGAGCCCGCCGGAGTGATGCTGGGCATCCCGGGCATCGGTGCCCCGGACCCGCTGCCCGCGGCGGCGGCCCCCGGGTGCGGCTGCGACTGA
- a CDS encoding antitoxin, producing the protein MGFLDNVKAKLAPAREKVGDLAQQHGDKIDQGLDKAARTVDERTKGKYSDKIVSGTQKAKDAVDRLGHKDEGGTPPTPPPAA; encoded by the coding sequence ATGGGTTTCCTGGACAACGTGAAGGCCAAGCTGGCCCCGGCCAGGGAGAAGGTCGGCGACCTCGCGCAGCAGCACGGGGACAAGATCGACCAGGGCCTCGACAAGGCAGCACGCACGGTCGACGAGCGCACCAAGGGCAAGTACAGCGACAAGATCGTGTCCGGTACGCAGAAGGCGAAGGACGCGGTGGACCGTCTGGGCCACAAGGACGAGGGCGGGACACCGCCGACGCCTCCGCCGGCCGCCTGA